In Paludibaculum fermentans, the genomic stretch CCGCGCCAAACGTGCCGGCCAACCCGGGGGAAGCCAACGAAAACCAGTCGTCATCTTCCACGTCGTAGGCGTGCAGGCCGGTGTTGCTCGCCAGCAGAAACACATAGGCGCCGCGGTCGCTGTTGTTGCGAAGCCCGGCCACCAGTTGAGTGCCCGCACCAGAAACGACCGGAGCGTTGGCAATCGGCCGCCACTCGGGGAGATCCACAAGCGGCTTGAAAGCGAGAGTTGTGGGCATTAGCTGATCCTCTGGCGCACGGAGTTGTTCCACAGATTGCGGTCGGTGGGTTTGAGAAGCACATCCAAGATAGGAAATCCTCCCATCTGGGTCTGGTTCGTCACTGTGCTCACCGTCGTGACGGTAGAGACAGTGGCGAGCGTAAGACTCGCGGTGACCGCGTCGAGGAGAACGCGCAGGCGCCCCGTTCCGGGATCCTGCGAGATCGGTCGGGTAATGGCCTCCAGGATCGCGTACAGCGCAGCGTTGAGGTCAGCGAGGCTCACTTCCTGCGTGCCGTCGGCACGGACGCTGGCGTGGTTTTCCGATCCCTCTGCCCCATCCGTGAGTTTGAACCTCTGGTAGTGGCGACCGGCGGCGACTTGGTCGGTGGCGACGGTTGCACCAGAGCCGGGCGAGATGTCGATGTTGTCCGCCATGTCAGTCCTCTTTCACGACCAGCGATCCCGGCGCGAACTGCCCGTAGTCATCCTGTTCCACGGTTTTCGGCGTCGGGAGCACGTCCCAGTACAGGAGCGCCCCGCTCGTTTCCGCGTCGAAGATCCCGAATGCAACTGCCTGGAGCCAAGCTGAACTTGATGGCCCGAAGGAGATGTTGCTGGTGTTCGAGATCTTCCGAACGTTGCCCGTATCAGTTGCGGGCGCACCAAACGTGGCCGCCTGGCGTTGGTAGCCGTTGCCGGCGAGTTCCGTGCCTGCGCCGGCGTCGTTGGCGGGCGCCGCCGAAAAGAGACCGACGAAGGGCGAAATGCCATTCACGGTCGTGCCGCGCAGCAGGTTCAAGACCGCGTCGGTGTGTGTTTGCGATTTGCCCGGCATGCTGAATCCTTCAGGCCAACTCGATCAGTTCGAGGGAGACATCGGCGCGACCGAGTCCAACCGACTGGCTCCACTCGCTGTCAAAACGCACTGTGTACCTGCCCGCCGTCGCCTGGCCGGTCGGGTCATGCGAGAACTTCGGGCTCGTCTCATAGGGGTCATAGAAGTAGAACGGCTCGGTAGCGCCTCTTCGGGCGTCATAGAAATCACGCAACGCCTCGAGCGCTGTGGGCGATAGCCGTTTTGCCAGCCGCCAACGCTTCCGGCTTGTCGTCGACTGCACGGACCGCTGGGATTCGCCGTTCCGGTATTCGTTCTCAATGATCGGGTATTCCTGCAACCGCGCAAACGCGCGGCACATGGATTGCGGAAGCACCGTGGCGGGTGCGGCGTTCTGGACGGAACCTGGCATGTTCGATTGGCGATGCCTCCTCCGGATGTGCGGCAATGCTGTGATAATCGCTGTGTGAGTTTCGATCTCTATTTCTGCCGGTGCGTTGGCGATGATGTGGATCGCACTCGCATGCTTGCGGAGCTTCGGGCGCTGGAACATGCAGCCGAATCAACGTCCGATGATGGTTCGCTTACGCAATTCGACTACGATCACCCTGTTACGGGCGTGTATTGCTTGTTTGACCTCTGCGCGGAAGTCGCGACCGGCACGGACGGGCTTCAACTACCCGATGGCTTCGCTGAAGCAGGCCTCTCTGTTTCGGTGAACTTCCTGCGTCCAAGCTTCTTTGCCCACGAAGTAATGCCAATCATCACAGAGATCGCCGCCAGGTCGTTGCTCTGGCTCTATGACGCTCAAGCGGACACAATGCACGCGCCTGGGACTGCCGCGAGTGTTCTCATCGATAGCTGGGTCAAGCACAACGAGAAGGTTACTCACGGCGTGGCGAGGGACAAGGAGCCCATTCGCAAGCCATACCTTCCACCCGCGCGGTCTTTCTACTGGTGGCAGTACACCAAGAAGAGGGAGGACCTGCAGGCAAGACTTGGCGACAACATCTTCGTACCTTCAATTCTCCTCACCTCCGATCCAGGAGACCGCGTGAGGCTGACGGTGGTGTGGTCAGCAGAAGTGCGATCAACGGCATTGTCCCGCAAACAGACCATCCCCCTCGCTCAGGTGTTTCCGGAATGTGATTACTTGATGCTCGCCTGGGGTAGCGAAGGCGACCAGAAGTTGAAGACTCGATATGTCTCATTCGACGATGCGATGGCTCGACTTGCGCAGTTCCTCGATCCGCTGGAGGGTCCCGTGCCTTCGCTCATGGTGTTGCCTCCGGAGCGGCAAGTGCAGGCAACCGCGACGTTCGAGTCGATCCCTTCACTCCAGATCGGCCAGCTGACGCGCATCGCTCCCGACGCTTTTGTCGATGTTCATCCTGACGAAGACAACCATCCTTCGGCTCTCCGAGACTCACGCGGTGAGTAGTCCGGGGCTCAGTTGCAGGCTGGTCAACTCTCTGCGCCCGGCGTTGGACTTCGTTGCCGTCATAGTCGCCGTCTGCACCACGCGCGGGTTATCAACGATTGCCTGGACCGCTTCACCGCGGAGCAACGCGGTCGTTGCCGGGCCATCCAGTTGGATGACCACCTGCCCAGATCCGGAGGGCGTGCGGCCTCCGATGCGGTCGAGCGACAGTGGACCGCCCAGTCCCAGAAGCGGGCTGCCGTTACTGAAGGACGGTGCCTGGAAGAGCGACCCGCCACTCTCCACCACTGACAGCGGTGTCACGCTACCGGGCATGCCAGTCGGCTTCTGGCCGGTGCTCATCGCGTACAACTGGATCAGATCGCGGACCTGCTGAGACCGGATGGCCAGATCCAGGTTGCCGCCGAAGCCGGATTTCGCGGTGTCGACGATCTGCTTCAGGATGCCCTTATCGCTGATGTCCACACCGTAGGTCGCCTTGATCTTCTCCCGCGCCTTCTCCTGCGCGCCCTTGATGAACAGGCGCACGATCCCGGCAGCGAACCCGATTCCCGCACCGATCGCCGCACCCAACGGGCCGCCGAACTTCGCGCCGATGAGCGCGCCGCCCGCGGTGGTCTCTCCGACGCCGAGCCACCCGCCGCGCCGCAGGCCGTCCATCGCGAGCATCGCACCACCCGCCAGCATCGCGCCGCCCTTCATGCCGCCGACACCGCGCGCGCCGGAGAGCTTCGTCATGTTGCCCAACTCATCCATGCGCCAGCGTTCCGGACGGAAGCCGATGTTGCCAAGGTTCGTCAGCCAGTCCTTGTACCCTGAGGCCATCGCTCCCCAGCCCCCGAAGCGGCCGCCAGCACCGGACGCGCCCGGAGCAGCCCCGCCGGGGACAAACGGGGGCGTGCCCCATCCGCCCGCCGCACCGCCAGGTATTGGCCCACCACCGCCGCTGAACACCGGGACCGCGCCGACGCCCAGCATCCCGCCGATGCCGCCAAGCACCCCACTGCCGCCCGACCCTCCGGACGCGAAGGACACCTTCTGGCCGGTGAACAACTGCATCAGCATCGCCGCGACGCGGGAGGTGACGACATCCTTGATAGCGGTGAGCAGCGCCGTCTTGAGCGAATTGCCGATGGCGGACCAGATGGACTGCGACTTCG encodes the following:
- a CDS encoding phage tail fiber protein; the protein is MPGKSQTHTDAVLNLLRGTTVNGISPFVGLFSAAPANDAGAGTELAGNGYQRQAATFGAPATDTGNVRKISNTSNISFGPSSSAWLQAVAFGIFDAETSGALLYWDVLPTPKTVEQDDYGQFAPGSLVVKED